Proteins from a single region of Butyrivibrio fibrisolvens:
- a CDS encoding glycoside hydrolase family 130 protein, which yields MSKYKMISEPLKNIPWQEGPEKFEEAPVWRYKENPIINRNPIPGVARIFNSAVMPYEGKFIGVFRGEQTNGIPYIYLGHSEDAIHWDFETNKIPFVDKDGNPFMPRYAYDPRLVKVEDTYYIIWCQDFYGASIGMAKTKDFKTFERLENPFIPFNRNAVLFPRKINGKFMLLSRPSDSGHTPFGDIFLSESPDMEYWGHHRHVMERSPEWWESVKIGGGAAPIETSEGWLMFYHGVSSTCNGFVYSIGAAILDIDNPSKVKYRCETFILTPEEWYEERGFVPNVCFPCATLHDSETGRIAIYYGAADSYVALAFTRLDDIIDYVKEHSVVRESDTELGIR from the coding sequence ATGTCAAAGTATAAAATGATCAGCGAACCATTAAAGAACATCCCATGGCAGGAAGGCCCGGAGAAATTCGAAGAAGCACCTGTTTGGAGATATAAGGAAAACCCAATCATTAACAGAAATCCTATCCCTGGCGTAGCCAGAATCTTCAATAGTGCAGTAATGCCTTACGAAGGAAAGTTCATCGGCGTATTCAGAGGAGAGCAGACTAACGGTATTCCTTACATCTACCTTGGACACAGTGAAGATGCTATTCACTGGGATTTCGAGACCAATAAGATCCCGTTTGTAGACAAGGATGGTAATCCATTTATGCCTAGATATGCTTATGATCCAAGACTTGTAAAGGTTGAGGATACATACTATATCATCTGGTGCCAGGATTTCTACGGAGCATCAATCGGAATGGCTAAGACTAAGGACTTTAAGACATTCGAAAGACTTGAAAATCCATTCATTCCTTTTAACAGAAATGCAGTTCTTTTCCCAAGAAAGATTAATGGTAAGTTTATGCTGCTCTCAAGACCTTCTGACAGCGGACATACACCATTTGGTGATATCTTCCTGTCTGAGAGTCCTGACATGGAATACTGGGGACACCACAGACACGTTATGGAGCGTTCTCCTGAGTGGTGGGAGTCAGTTAAGATCGGCGGCGGCGCTGCTCCTATCGAGACTTCAGAAGGATGGCTTATGTTCTATCACGGCGTAAGCAGCACATGCAATGGATTCGTATATTCAATCGGTGCTGCAATCCTTGATATCGACAACCCTTCAAAGGTTAAGTATCGCTGCGAGACATTCATCTTAACTCCTGAAGAGTGGTACGAGGAGAGAGGCTTTGTTCCGAACGTATGCTTCCCTTGTGCAACACTTCACGACAGTGAAACAGGCAGGATCGCAATCTACTACGGCGCTGCAGACAGCTATGTAGCACTTGCATTCACAAGACTTGACGACATCATTGATTATGTCAAGGAGCACTCTGTAGTAAGAGAGTCTGACACAGAGCTTGGAATCAGATAA
- a CDS encoding glycosidase — protein sequence MIHEKYFELVKEQEELIKRPNKKSSFYNGIYDRYEYPVLTREHAPIFWKYDINKETNPYFMERLGVNAVMNSGAIYLNGKYYLVARVEGADRKSFFAVAESDKGTEGFRFWDYPVVLPDTVAGETNVYDMRLTQHEDGYIYGVFCSESKDTKNSDLSAAVAEAGIVRTKDLKTWERLPNLVTKRSPQQRNVVLHPEFVDGKYAFYTRPMDDFIETGSGSGIGFGLCDDIEHAVIDEEKMTSIRRYHQITEAKNGAGAVPIKTDRGWIHIAHGVRNTAAGLRYVIYAFATDLNDPSKVIAEPSGLLIGPREGERVGDVSNVVFTNGAIVNENNEVFIYYASSDTRLHVATTTIDKLIDYVFNTPVDPLRSPDCVKQRCELIAKNLELLKKD from the coding sequence ATGATACACGAAAAATACTTTGAACTGGTCAAAGAGCAGGAAGAGCTTATAAAAAGACCTAATAAAAAGAGCTCTTTTTACAACGGAATCTATGACAGATATGAGTATCCTGTTCTTACAAGAGAGCATGCACCTATATTCTGGAAATACGACATTAACAAGGAGACCAATCCATATTTTATGGAAAGACTCGGTGTTAATGCAGTCATGAACTCAGGTGCGATCTATTTAAATGGTAAATATTACCTTGTAGCAAGAGTTGAAGGCGCTGACAGAAAGTCCTTCTTTGCAGTAGCAGAAAGTGATAAGGGAACAGAAGGTTTCAGATTCTGGGATTATCCTGTTGTGCTTCCTGATACAGTTGCAGGCGAAACTAACGTATATGACATGAGACTTACTCAACACGAGGATGGCTACATCTATGGTGTATTCTGCTCTGAGTCTAAGGATACCAAGAACTCAGACCTCTCTGCAGCAGTAGCAGAAGCAGGTATCGTAAGAACCAAAGACCTTAAGACCTGGGAGAGACTTCCTAACCTTGTAACAAAGCGTTCTCCTCAGCAGAGGAACGTAGTCCTTCATCCTGAATTCGTAGATGGCAAGTATGCTTTCTATACAAGGCCTATGGATGACTTCATTGAGACTGGATCAGGAAGTGGTATCGGTTTTGGCCTTTGCGATGATATCGAGCATGCTGTTATCGATGAAGAGAAGATGACTTCAATCAGAAGATATCATCAGATAACAGAAGCCAAGAACGGTGCAGGTGCTGTTCCGATCAAGACAGACAGAGGCTGGATCCATATCGCTCACGGCGTTAGAAATACAGCTGCAGGTCTTCGCTATGTAATCTACGCATTTGCAACAGATCTAAATGATCCTTCAAAGGTTATCGCAGAGCCTTCAGGACTTCTTATAGGACCAAGAGAAGGCGAGAGAGTTGGAGATGTAAGCAACGTTGTATTTACTAACGGTGCTATCGTTAATGAAAATAATGAAGTGTTCATCTACTACGCTTCATCAGATACAAGACTTCACGTAGCAACTACAACTATTGATAAGCTTATTGACTATGTATTTAATACACCTGTTGATCCGCTTAGAAGCCCTGACTGCGTAAAGCAGAGATGCGAGCTTATAGCTAAGAACCTTGAGCTTTTGAAAAAGGATTAA